One Stenotrophomonas maltophilia R551-3 genomic window, TGGCCAGCAAGGAGCGCAAGCGTCGCCCGGCACCGCCGTTCACCACCTCCACGCTGCAGCAGGAAGCCTCGCGCAAGCTCGGCTTCACCACCCGCAAGACCATGCAGGTGGCGCAGAAGCTGTACGAAGGCGTCGCGATTGGTGACGAAGGCACCGTCGGCCTGATCTCGTACATGCGTACCGACTCGGTGAACCTGTCGCAGGATGCACTGGCCGAGATCCGCGACGTGATCGCCCGTGACTACGGCATCGCCTCGCTGCCGGACCAGCCCAACACCTACCAGACCAAGTCGAAGAACGCCCAGGAAGCGCACGAAGCGGTGCGCCCGACCTCGGCACTGCGCACTCCTGCGCAGGTCTCGCGTTACCTGACCGATGACGAGCGCAAGCTGTACGAACTGATCTGGAAGCGTGCAGTGGCCTGCCAGATGATCCCGGCCACGCTCAACACCGTCAGCGTCGATCTGTCGGCCGGCAGCGACCACGTGTTCCGCGCCAGCGGCACCACCGTGGTGGTGCCCGGCTTCCTGGCCGTGTACGAAGAAGGCAAGGACAACAAGAGCGCCGAGGACGAGGACGAAGGCCGCAAGTTGCCGGCGATGAAGCCCGGCGACCGCATTCCGCTCGAACGCATCGTCGCCGACCAGCATTTCACCCAGCCGCCGCCGCGCTTCACCGAAGCGGCGCTGGTGAAGGCGCTGGAAGAGTACGGCATCGGCCGTCCTTCCACGTACGCCTCGATCATCCAGACCCTGCTGTTCCGCAAGTACGTGGAAATGGAAGGCCGCAGCTTCCGCCCGTCCGATGTCGGCCGCGCGGTGTCCAAGTTCCTGTCCAGCCACTTCACCCGGTACGTGGACTACGATTTCACCGCCAAGCTTGAGGACGAGCTCGACGCCGTCTCGCGCGGCGAGGAAGAGTGGATCCCGCTGATGTCGCGCTTCTGGGAACCGTTCAAGGAACTGGTCGAAGACAAGAAGGAATCGGTCGATCGCGCCGAGGCCAGCGGTGCCCGCGAACTGGGCACCGACCCGAAGACCGGCAAGCCGGTCAGCGTGCGCCTGGGCCGTTTCGGACCGTACGCGGCCATCGGCAGCACCGCCGAGGACGCCGAGGAGAAGCCCAAGTTCGCCTCGCTTCGTCCGGGCCAGTCGATGCACACCATCACCCTGGAAGACGCGCTGGAGCTGTTCCTGATGCCGCGTGCCCTGGGTGAAGACAAGGGCGAGGACGTCAGCGTCGGCATCGGTCGTTTCGGCCCGTTCGCCAAGCGTGGCAGCACCTATGCCTCGCTGAAGAAGGAAGATGACCCGTACACCATTGACCTGGCCCGCGCCGTGTTCCTGATCGAAGAGAAGGAAGAGATCGCGCGCAACCGGATCATCAAGGAGTTCGAGGGCAGCGACATCCAGGTGCTGAACGGCCGCTTCGGCCCGTACATCAGCGACGGCAGGATGAACGGCAAGATCCCCAAGGATCGCGAACCGGCGTCGCTGACCCTGGCCGAAGTACAGCAGCTGATGGAAGAAACCGGCAAGCCGGTGCGCAAGGGCTTCGGCAAGAAGGCCGCGGCCAAGAAGGCACCTGCGAAGAAGGCGGCGGTGAAGAAGGAGGCGGCACCGAAGAAGGCCGCCGCCAAGAAGGCCCCTGCCAAGAAAACGGTGAAGAAGGCTGCCGCGAAGAAGGCGCCAGCCAAGAAGGCCGTCAAGAAGGCCGCGAAGTAGATCCACGCCCTGCGTGGATAAGGGGTAGTGCCGGCCGCTGGCCGGCAACCCCCAGAAGCATCAGATGCCGGCCAGCGGCCGGCACTACCAGGGTGCCTGGTTCCACCCTATCTGCACGCAGCGGGGGGATAATGAAGACCCACGCCGGGCCGGTCGCCGCCATGAAAGAACTCACCCTGGACTCCGCTGTCGCCTCGCTCCGCGCAGGCGGCGTGATTGCCTATCCGACCGAAGCGGTCTGGGGCCTGGGCTGCGATCCCTCGCACGAAGCCGCCGTGCACATGGTGCTGCGGCTGAAGCAGCGCCCGATCGAGAAAGGCATGATCCTGGTCGCCGCCGAGCTGGCGCAGCTGGAAGGCTGGGTGCGCCTGCAGGCATTGCCCGATGCCCGCCAGCGCGCGGTGCTGGCCAGCTGGCCCGGCGCCAACACCTGGATCCTGCCTGCCGGCCCACGCGCCCAACTGTGGATTACCGGCGAGCACAGCGGCATTGCCGTGCGCATCAGTGCCCACCCGCTGGTGGCCGCGCTATGCCGCGCCTGGGGTGGCCCGCTGGTGTCCACCAGCGCCAACCTGGCCGGCGAACCACCGGCACGCAGCCGCGAGGAACTCGACCCACGCCTGTTGCGCCTGCTCGACGGCATCCTCGATGGCGAGACCGGCGGCCTGGCCCAGCCGACGCCGATCCGCGACGCGCTCAGCGGCAACGTGCTGCGCTCCTGAGCCGGCGATTGCACAGCCACCGACAATCGCGCACCCTGCCGCCATGAACCTGCTGCGTGCCACCTTGGGCCTGAGCCTGCTGCTGCCTTGGACGGCACCGGCCGCCGAGGACGTGCGCGTATACCGCTGCGTGGCCAGCAACGGTGCCGTGGCGCTGCAGGACACGCCCTGCAACAGCGGCCGCCAGGAAGTGCGCGACCTGCAGCGTCCGCGCGATCCTGCGCCGCGTGTGGTGCGCAGTGACGCCACGCCATTGCCGCCCAGCGAAACCCCGGTCATCCGCGAGCGCGAAGTACGCCACGTCTACATCCAGCCGCCGCAGCCGATGTACGAGTGCGTGGCCGAGGATGGCCGGCGCTATACCAGCGACAACAACGACGGCAATCCGCGCTGGGTCCCGTTGTGGACCAGTGTCTGGCTGCCGCATGGGCATCGTGGCCCGGCCTATCCCGGACCGCGCCCGGCCTTCGGTACACCGGTCGGGACCCCCATCGGTGAAGGCGCGGGTTATCGTCCGCCCTCGGTGGGCATGGGGGTACAGGTTCCGGCCGGCAGCGTCCTGGTGCGCGACAGCTGCCATGCGCTGCCACCGCAGGAAGTCTGCGCGCGCCTGCGTGACCGCCGCTGGGAACTGGACCGCCGCTACAACAGCGCGCTGCAGAGCGAGCGTACGGCCATCAGCAACGAACAGCGCGGCATCGACGCACGCGTGTCGCGCGACTGCCAGCGCTGAGCGCCAACCACCTTCGCAGCCTGTACGCTGTGTGCATGAAAAGAGTGATCTGGCTGGCCCTGGTGCTGCTGCCCGGCAGCGCACTGGCCGAAGAGGGCGTGATCTACCGTTGCACTTCCGGCAGCAGTGACGTCCCTACCCTGCAACGCACCCCCTGCCCCGCCGGCAGCAAACAGCAGGTGCTGCGCGTGCCCGATCCGTCCAGCACGCAACCCGCGGCGGTTGCAGCGTCCCCTGCACCTGCACCGGCCCTCATCGAAGCGCCCACGCTCGCAGCGTCCGACCCCATCGCGGCGCCTGAGGCCACAGCAGCCCCGCGGCGCGCCGACGAAGGGCGCACGATCATGGAAGCGGGCATGGTCGAACGCGAAGGCGGCGACCTGATTCTCGACAGCGCCACCTTGCGCCGCGATGCTGATGCCCAGGCCGCCAAGGACGCGTCATCCAAACCACCACCGCCATCGATCTTCCAGTGCAACGACAACCAGGGGAGTGGCTACCTGCATGAATATGAGGCTTCACCCGGGCGTTGCGAACTGTTGACGGTGCAGGGTCTTGGCGGGGTCACGCCGGAGAATGCAGCCAGCTGCGAAGTGGTACGTGATCGCTGCGAGGAACTGCCCGAAGCGCAGCGGTGCGGCGGCTGGCAGCAGCGCTTCCGCGATGCACGCGGCCGCGAGCGTTTCGCCGCACCGGAGAACCTCGACGGCGCACGCAGCGAGCGCGAGCGGCTGCAGGGCGTGCTGGAGGCCAGCAACTGTCCTGTGCCGGGGTGACGGCCACCCGGTAGTGCCGGCCGCTGGCCGGCAACTGCAATCATCTGAAGATCCTGCGGTTGCCGGCCAGCGGCCGGCACTACCACCTCATGATCAGAACCCGTAGCGCAGGAAACCACCATCCACCGCGATGCACTCACCGGTGACATAGCTGGCGGCCGGCAGGCACAGGAAGCCCACGGCCGCAGCCACTTCCTCCGGCTCCCCGATGCGGCGCATCGGCGTGCGGTTGATCACTTCCTCGTAGTAGTCCGGGTCCGACAACGGGCCGGACGTGCGCCGCGTGCGGATGTACCACGGCGCCACCGCGTTGACCCGGATGCCATCCTCGGCCCACTCGACGGCCAGGTTGCGGGTCATCTGGTGCATCGCCGCCTTGCTCATGCCGTAGACCACGCCGCTGCGCACATGGGTCAGGCCGGATACGCTGCCGACGTTGACGATGGATGACGAGGCATGGCGTGCCAGCAGGGGGTGCGCGTAGCGCGACAGTTCGAACGCAGAGAACAGGTTGGTCTCGAAGATGTTGCGCCACTCGTCCTCGGAATACTCGGTAGCCGCTTTGCTGATGTTGCCGCCGGCGTTGTTGACCAGGATGTGCAGGCCATCGCTATGGTCTTCCACCCAGTCCAGGATCTGCCGGCGGTCTTCGTCATCGGAAACATCGGCAGCCAGCGCGTGCACCTGCATCTGCGGATACACATCCAGCAGCTCGTCGCGCGCGGTCTCCAGCATGTCGATATCGCGCCCGACGATCATCAGGTCGGCACCGAAGCCAGCCAGTTCATGCGCGATCGCAAGGCCGATTCCGGCGCTGGCGCCGGTGATCAGGGCGGTCTGGCCGTCCAGGCGCCACCGTTGCTGGGTCATGTGTCCTCCGGGGCCGCGCCCGCTGTGTTTCGATGCGGCAAGGATACGCGCTCACGGCAGCTCCCTGCCCGGAATGCGACACTGCACGCACGCCCACTGCGGAGAGCCGCCATGCGCATCCTGATCGTGTCCACGTCCCTGCTGGCCGCCGTGCTGCTGGCGGCGTGCCAACGGCCGCCGACGCCCAACCCGGAGAAGCCACCGGCACCGCAGGCAATGACCCGTGCGATGCATGAGCCGCTGGACCGCGCCAAGAGCGCGCAGAAGGCCGTGGAAGATGCTGCCGCACGCGAGCAGAAGGCCGAGGCCGACGCGACGCAATGACCTGTGGGGTCAGAGCCCTTTGCGGAGCAAAGGGATCCGACCCCATGAACGAGAACGCCCGGCCGGGGCCGGGCGTACTCAGTCGATCCACGCCATGCGTGGATGGACTTCCGATCAGAACCCGCAGAAGCAGTACGCCAGTGCCTTCACCGGCGCGCCGTTGCCCTTGTCGCGGGCCGCGTTCTCGACGAAGCGCAGCTGCGTATCCACTTCCGGCATCGCACGCGCCAGCATCATCCGCGCCATGCCCGAGTCGGACAGCATCCAGGCACCGGCACGGCTGCCAGCGAA contains:
- a CDS encoding DNA topoisomerase I, whose protein sequence is MPKHLLIVESPAKAKTINKYLGKDYTVLASYGHVRDLIPKEGAVDPDNGFAMHYDVIDKNEKHVDAIAKAAKSADDILLATDPDREGEAISWHIAEILKERGLVKDKPMQRVVFTEITPRAIKEAISQPRAIASDLVDAQQARRALDYLVGFNLSPVLWRKVQRGLSAGRVQSPALRMIVEREEEIEAFIAREYWSIAAECAHPSQHFNAKLIKLDGQKFEQFTVTDGDTAEAARLRIQQAAQGALHVTDVASKERKRRPAPPFTTSTLQQEASRKLGFTTRKTMQVAQKLYEGVAIGDEGTVGLISYMRTDSVNLSQDALAEIRDVIARDYGIASLPDQPNTYQTKSKNAQEAHEAVRPTSALRTPAQVSRYLTDDERKLYELIWKRAVACQMIPATLNTVSVDLSAGSDHVFRASGTTVVVPGFLAVYEEGKDNKSAEDEDEGRKLPAMKPGDRIPLERIVADQHFTQPPPRFTEAALVKALEEYGIGRPSTYASIIQTLLFRKYVEMEGRSFRPSDVGRAVSKFLSSHFTRYVDYDFTAKLEDELDAVSRGEEEWIPLMSRFWEPFKELVEDKKESVDRAEASGARELGTDPKTGKPVSVRLGRFGPYAAIGSTAEDAEEKPKFASLRPGQSMHTITLEDALELFLMPRALGEDKGEDVSVGIGRFGPFAKRGSTYASLKKEDDPYTIDLARAVFLIEEKEEIARNRIIKEFEGSDIQVLNGRFGPYISDGRMNGKIPKDREPASLTLAEVQQLMEETGKPVRKGFGKKAAAKKAPAKKAAVKKEAAPKKAAAKKAPAKKTVKKAAAKKAPAKKAVKKAAK
- a CDS encoding Sua5/YciO/YrdC/YwlC family protein, translating into MKTHAGPVAAMKELTLDSAVASLRAGGVIAYPTEAVWGLGCDPSHEAAVHMVLRLKQRPIEKGMILVAAELAQLEGWVRLQALPDARQRAVLASWPGANTWILPAGPRAQLWITGEHSGIAVRISAHPLVAALCRAWGGPLVSTSANLAGEPPARSREELDPRLLRLLDGILDGETGGLAQPTPIRDALSGNVLRS
- a CDS encoding SDR family oxidoreductase, whose translation is MTQQRWRLDGQTALITGASAGIGLAIAHELAGFGADLMIVGRDIDMLETARDELLDVYPQMQVHALAADVSDDEDRRQILDWVEDHSDGLHILVNNAGGNISKAATEYSEDEWRNIFETNLFSAFELSRYAHPLLARHASSSIVNVGSVSGLTHVRSGVVYGMSKAAMHQMTRNLAVEWAEDGIRVNAVAPWYIRTRRTSGPLSDPDYYEEVINRTPMRRIGEPEEVAAAVGFLCLPAASYVTGECIAVDGGFLRYGF